GTATACTACTCCATATCTTTTATCCATCTCACAACTACCTGCAGATACTATATCTATAATTCCCCACATAAGGTAACTATGTATATCAACTCCATCTTTAATAGCTTTTTTTATTTCTATAAAATGATCATTTAAATAACTAATTCTGTAATCATCATTTATAGTTTTATCATCATTTAATATATCCTTATGACCTAGACCATTTTCTGAAATTATAACTGGTTTTTGATACCTATCATAAATATTATTTAATGATATTCTTAATCCTACAGGATCAATTTGCCATCCCCAGTCATTTGCTTTTAAATACTTATTCTTTGTTGTTAAGACTAAATTCCCTGCTGTTTTTTCTGATTCTTCGACACTTATAACTCCAGATTGATAATATGAAAAACTTACATAATCTGCCGTATTTTCTTTTAACAATTTTTCATCTTCTTCTAGCATTTCTATCTTGATATTATTTTCTTCAAAATACTCTTTAACATAACTTGGATAATACCCTCTTACTAATACATCAGGATAAAGCCATTGATTAATCTGTTCTTCTTTTAGTTTCTTTATATTATCTAAAGGATTCGCACTATTTGGATAATAACAGAAACAAGCAAACATACATGTAAATTTTGCTCTCGTTTTCTTTCTTCCTAACTCTATCGCTTTTGCACTTGCAATAAATTGATGATGTAACGATTGGAAGATAACATTTTCATCATATACTTCCTCATCATTTTCTTTCATCAAACCGATACCATTAAATGGACTAAAAAATCCTGTATTAATTTCATTAATAGGTAAAAATACTTCTATGTATTTACCCCATCTATCAAAAATTAATTCTACTAACCTCATATATATGTTTATCATTTCCCTATTTTTCCATGATCCGTATTTCAATATCAAATTAACTGGAATAGCATAATGATTTATTGTCAAAAATATTTTTATATTATTGTTATATAATTCAGTAATAAGTTTATCATAATATTTTAGTCCTTCTTCATTTGGAATTTCATCATCCCCATTTGGAAATATCCTTGACCATGAAATTGAAAATCTAAAAATATCTGGTTTTAATTCTTTTATCAACCTAATATCTTCTTCAAAAAATTCTATTCCTTTGCTTCCATACCTAAAAGGATATTTTTGATGATCTTTGTCTTTAATAGCGTCTAAAACTCTTTGCTTAGTCAGTAATCTTGTTTTAACTGTATTGTTATCAGTTCTTGGAATATACATTCTACAATCTTGACTATCCATTCCTCTATTATGAAAATCTCCTTCATATTGACTCGAAGAAATTGCTCCTCCCCATAAAATTTTTCTCATCAAAGGACCTCCTAATTTTTAGTTTTTTTATATAATGCATAATATATTATAACTCGATTTTTAAAATTATCAACTTTTTTTGAAAATTATTTTCAGTTTTTGAAACACATATCTAAAAAATTCAAACTCAACATAGATATAAGAAGATTAGAATAACAAAAGAATCAAAACGAACAGTTTCTGTTAAGCATCCATTTATATAACCTTTTTCATCTATAATTAGAATTTTAAATATATGTTTTACTTTTTACACTTTTTATTTATTTAAAAATAAATTTGTGATATAATAAAAATAAAAATTAGAAAGGAGTTTTTATGATAAAAATCCAAAGACATAATAAAATCATTGAACTTCTTAAAATCTCAGGAACTATAACTATATCTCAATTATCTAAAGAATTTAATTGTAGTGAAGAAACTATTAGAAAAGATTTAATAGAACTTGAAAATAATTCAAAATTAAAAAGAACACATGGAGGAGCATATATCGAACATAGTTTTGATAAAGGTATTCCTTTAGAACTAAGAGAAACTTTAATGAAAAAAGAAAAAAAATATATTGCTGAACTTGCTATAAAACATATTAAAAATCATAGCAGTATAATTCTAGATTCTAGTACAACTTGTATAGAACTTGCAAAAAAAATTTATGAATCTGACTTAGAAATTACAATAATCACAAATTCATTACAAATTGCTAATATATTTTTAAAATCTAATCATGTAAAATTAATTATTTTACCTGGAACTTTAAATTCTAAGTATAATTCTATGTTTGATTTACATACTCTAACATTTTTAGAAAATATTAAAGCTGATATTTCATTTATTAGTTTCCCCACTATAAATATTGAATTTGGATATGGCGATAATAGTATAGAAAATCTAAAAGTTAGAGAAAAAATGCTATCAAATTCAAAAATAAAAATAGTTCTTTTAGATTCAACTAAATTCAATGATGATTCAGCTGTATTTTTTACTAAAATAAAGAATACAGATATCATAGTAACAGATAAAAAAATAGATAAAAAATGGGTTGTTTTTTTTAAAAAAAATAATATAAATATAGTCTATTAAAATTATTTAAAAATTAGTAACCATAAGGCGATAAGTTTCAAAATTTATTGCCTTTTTTTAATAAAAATAAAAAGGAATTACCCCTAATCAAATTAAGAATAATTCCACAAATCTATAAACTAATTATTTTTTTTATTTTTTATAAAAGGCTCTCTTAACCAAGTATATATAAATACTAAAACACAAAATACTGCCATTGGAATTAGTGCTCCTTCACTTTTCAAGAAATCCCAACTTGAGAAGAATCCTATTAAATATATCATAATACTTATTGCTGGTATTACATACATTGCCCATACTGGTAATTTAAATTTAGCATTTTTATATGCTTCAGGTTTTTTACTAATTAAAAACATCACAGCTATTACTGGGAATATTGAAAATATTAATCCAATATTTGTTCCAATAACAGAAATTGCTCTTATTTCTTTTCCTAATATTATTGGAATCATACCCACTATATAATACATTAATAATAAATAATGTGGTGTATTATATTTTTTATTTTCTTCAGCCATCTTTTCAGGTAACCATCCATCTTTAATAGCTGCTTTTATTCCTTTAGTTGCCCAAGAAAAAATTGCATTTAATGAAGAAAGTAATGCTGCCATTCCTCCACCAATCATAAATACTAAATACATCCATCCTGGAAGTATTTGTTTTGCAACAACACCTAAATTTTGGAATTTTATTTCTTCTATAGGAAGTACTCCTGCTGCAACTATTGCTATTAGGAAATATAAACATGAAACTAATAAAGTTGAAATTATCATTGCTATTGGTATATCTCTCCCTGGATTTTCACAATCTCCTCCAAATTCTGATAAGAATTCTGCACCTATTAATGCAAATCTTACTAAAACTGAAGCTGATAAGAATGTTGCTAATCCATTAGGCATTACATTATCTTTTACAAAAAATGAACTTACATCTTCAACTTGAGGTAATCCATAAAATACAAAAGCTATTAAAGATATCACTAATACAAATACAACTCCTCTTTGAATTAAAACAGAGGTTTTAAGTCCTCTTAAATTAGCAATAAATACAAAAGTCATAACAATTGCAGCTAAAATAGTCGTATTAATACTTGGCCATAACTGAGAAGCAAAATCTGCAAATCCAATTGCATATTGAGCTAATATAAACTGACCAAAAACTAATAATGCAACATAGAAAAAGGCTGTTTTACTACCTATAAGATCCCTAACATATGTATACATACCCCCAGAATTTGGTATTGCAGATCCTAAAGCAGCTACTGCTATAGTTGGAATAATAACTATTACTCCAGCCACTAAAAATGAAATAGCTACACCTTTTCCTGTCATTCCGATGGCTATTCCAAGTAAAACCATAATTCCTGAACCAATAATTTGACCAACTCCCATAATTAAAAGTTCAGTTAGATTTAACTTTTTCATTTAAAACCTCCTATAATTTAATATTAATTAATGCATCAAGTGCAATTTCTGCACATTTTTCAACTGTATTTTTTAAAAGTTCAGGATCTGGATCATTATCTTCTGCAGAATTTAATACCGCTAAAGCATTACCATCTACTGCTAATATAGAACCTGATTTAACTCCGTACATACTAGCTGCTGTATAAAGAGCAGCTACTTCCATTTCAAGTGCTATTGCTCCTGCTTTAGCTTGAAGTTCAGTATTGGTTTCTAAAAGTCCTCCATAGAAAGCTCCTTGAGTAACTATTATACCATTATGTACTTTTATTCCAGTTTTTTTTGAAATTTCAATTAATTTATTTGTTACATCTAAGTCAGCTACTGCAGGAAATGATACTGGAACATATATATTAGATACTCCCTCTTCTTTTGCTGCTGCTGTTGCTATAACTATATCTCCAGCCTTAATATTAGAATTTAAAGAACCACAAGTTCCAAGTCTCAATAATACTTTTGCACCACCTTTAATAAGACTAATAAATGATAACATTGCTCCACTTGCTCCAACACCATGAGAAGATATATTTATCGGAACTCCTTTATATTCTCCATAATATGTCCAATATTCTCTACCTTGAGCTAAACATTTCATATTATCTAATCTTTCTGCTAACATTTTTGCTCTAAATGGATCTCCACAAACCAAAACTCTTTCTTCTATATCCCCTTTTTTTAATCTAATTCCTGGTAATAATTCTTCCATTACATCTCCTCTTTACTTAAAAAATTTTTCTGATAAATTTATTAACATTTCTCCATTAGTAATGCCTTTTCTATTTTTAATTAAAAATATTCCTAATTCTACTAAAGATCTTTCTAATTTTATTTTTTTATTAATGTCACTTACTGCGCTTACTTCTTTTACCTTAGCATCTCCTACAGTTCTTCTAATAATTTCTGTAGCAGCATACCCTATAGAATCAGAAATAACATTTTCCATATATTCTTTTTTAAATTCTTCTACTTTATATAAAGGAAAAGTAACTATTTCATCATATTTTTTAGAAAATTTATCTATAAACATATCTAAAATATCTTTTATTGTATTACTAATATACGATACAAATTCTTTATTTTCTCTTTCATAAAAAGCATTTGCATATGCAAAAAATAAATTTCCTATAACATTTCCTATATCATAACCTATTGGGCCATAAAATGCAAATTCTGGATCTATAATTTTTATTCCCTTTTCATTAATAAATATAGAACCTGAATGTAAATCACCATGTATTAACCCTTGAGCATAATTCATAAATTTATTTCTTAAAACTGCAACCTCTTTATGTAATTTTTCATCTTTATATAAAAGATTTTCAAAATATTCTAAATTTTCATTTGTTATTATATTTCTATTTTTATAATTATAATATGGTTCTGTAAACACTAAATCTTCAGAGATATCACAAAGTTCAACATTTACAAATTCTTTAACTCTTTCTTTTTTTATATCTCTTGGTAAAACTAAATCTGTTGTAGGTAATAAAGAATCTACTAAAAATGTCGATATTTCATTTGCAAAATTTAAAAACATTTTATCATTTAAAAACTCTGTTCTTAAATTTTTATACTCTCCTATATCTTCCATTACAAGAGCATACATATTTTCATCATAATGATAAATTTTAGGTATATAGCTTGGACATAATTCAGATTCAATCTTCAAAATTAAATATTCTATTTTATTTCTATTTAAATCTAAAGGTCTTCCTGATGAGCGAAGTAATTTATCTGCTTGTTTTACAATAATAGATTTATTACTTTTTTCACCTCTTACTCTAAATACGTAATTTATATTTCCATCTCCTATTTCACTAGAGATTAAATTTTCATCTTTTTCAAAAAAATTAACATTATCTTTAATATATTCTTTTACTGTTTCTAAATCTAATAAAAAATGTTTTGAATATTTATTCATAAAAACAACCTCCTAATTTTTTTTGAAAGGCACACCCATAACTATAAATAAAACACCAAATACTATCATCAATATTGAATACCATACATATGGAATTATTGATGCAGGGGATATTTGAGCTATAGCTCCTGCTGTTAAAAGTTGTCCAGCATAAGGCATTAAACCATTAAATGCTGATGAAAAAATATCTAATATACTTGCTGTTTTTTGAGGAGTAATATCAAATTCTTTAGATATATCTTTAGCTATAGGTCCAACTGATATTATTGCTATTGTATTATTAGTTGTTGCTAAATCTACAAGTGAAACTAATGCCGCTATACTCAATTCTGCACCAACTCTTGTTTTCATTCCACTTGATAATTTATTAAGAAGCCAATCTATTCCACCTAAATATTTCATTATTTCAACTAATCCACCAACAAAAATTGCTATTATAGCCATATCTTGCATCCAACCCATACCTCTATGAATTATTTTAAATGATTCAACAAAAGTAAAATCTGAATGAATTATTCCTATTAAAACTCCTGATAAAACTGAAATTGTCATACTTGGTATTACATGTACTCCAAATAATGATAAAGAAATTATTAAAATATATGGCACTAAATTAATATAGTTAATCGCTCCACTTGCATCTATAGAAGCAGCATTTACTGGCCATAATGCTAATCCAATTATTGTTATTATAACTGCTGGTAATACCATAAATAAATTTGCTTTAAATTTATCTTTCATATTTATATTTTGAGTTGTTGTAGCTGCAATTGTAGTATCAGATATAAATGATAAATTATCTCCAAACATCGCTCCACCAACTACTATTCCAGCAACTAAAGCCATTGAAACATTAGTTTTTTGAGCAATATTTACAGCTATAGGCATTAAAGCTGCAACAGTTCCCATTGAAGTTCCCATAGCAAAACTTAATATACACCCTATGATGAATAATCCTGGTAAAATTAATTTAACTGGTAAAACACTAATCCCTATATTTGTAACAGTATCTGTAGCGTGCATTGCTCCCGCTACTGAATAGAATGCTCCAGCTAACATATATATTATTACCATCAATATTAGAGTTTGTTCTCCTCCACCTCTACAAAAAAGATCAACTCTTTCACTAAAACTCATTTTTTTAGATACAGGACTATTTAGAAATAAAGAAATTCCTGATGCTAAAAACATTCCTATAAGTAAGGGAAAGTTACTAAAATCCCCTGTTGCTATTCCCATAATAAAATAAACAATTAAAAATGTTAATAATGGAATTAATCCAATAAAACTACCTTTTTTCATAGTTGGTCTCCTTTAAATTGCTAAATTTAATATTTTTATAATTTCTTTTGAAGAAAGTGGTATATAATGGCCTATTTTCATTCCATCATTTTTAGTTGCCTTTAATGCCATTAATTCAAACTTATCACTAGTTATATCAAATTTTGAAAGTCTCGTTCTAAGACCAAAAGATATATATTTTTCTTCTAATTTATCTGCTAAAATTAAAGCCATTTCTTCTTTTGTATAATTATTATAATCTATATCAAACAATCTATTTGCAAGCTGTGCAAATTTATCAGGAGCCTCTTTAGACATGTATCTAATATATGCTGGTAATACAAGTGCCATTCCTTCTCCGTGAATTATATTATATTCATGAGATATTTCATGTTCTATTCTATGACTTGCCCAATCAGAAATTCTACCTGAATCTAATAAATTATTATGTCCAATTACTGAAATAAAGAAAATTTCTCCTAACGCATTAATATCTGTTTTATCTTTTAATAATCTATCTGCATTTAAAAATAAAGATTTCAACATTCCTTCTATCATATAATCTGTTGTGTCAACATTTTTTTCCATAGTGAAATATCTTTCTAATAAATGTGAAGAAATATCTGCTATTCCTGAAAATAAGAAGAAATTAGGTAATCCTTTTAAGTATTCTGGATTAAGTATAGCAAATCTTGGAATTAAAAAGTCATATTCTATTCCTAATTTATTATCTGAACTTGATAAAATTGAAGCGTTTGATGTTTCAGAGCCACTTGAAGCTATTGTCGAAATAACTCCTATAGGTAAGGCCTCTGTTGGTACGTCCTTATACATATAAAAATTCCATACATCTATATCACTTTTAGCTCCTACTGCAACTGCTTTTGCTGTGTCAATACTTGATCCACCTCCTATAGCAAGTATAAAATCAATATTTTCATCTTTACATATATCAACTAATTCTCTCACAAGTTCAACTTTTGGATTTGCAACAACTCTATTTTCATAAAAATAATTTATATTTAATTCTGAACATGTTTTAATAACTTCATCATAAATACCTAAATCTTTTATAAAATCACCACTTGTAATTATCAATAAATTTTTAACATCATATTTTTCTAAATTTTCCTTTAGATAAGTTAATGAATTTACCCCAAATATTATTTTTGAATCATTCATAAAATTAAAATCTAACATATTTCTCACTCCTTATTTTAAAATTTTAGGAACCCCTATTGTTTTTGAATAATAATATATCTTAGCTGCATCCTCTACATATTCTGCTGCCATAAATGCTTCTTCTATATCTTTACCACAACTTATCGTTCCATGATTTCCTAAAAGACACGAATTTCTATCTTCAAGATATGGAAGTATGACTTCACCAAGTTCTTCAGATCCTGCAGGTTTAAATGGTGCAACCTTCAAGTCTCCTCCTAAATACGGTCTCATCTCAACCAATATTAAAGGTATATCCTCATAAACTACAGCCATAGCTGTTGCAAAAGTAGAATGTGTATGAACTATTGCATTATATTTTGGATATT
The sequence above is drawn from the Streptobacillus canis genome and encodes:
- a CDS encoding glycoside hydrolase family 1 protein translates to MRKILWGGAISSSQYEGDFHNRGMDSQDCRMYIPRTDNNTVKTRLLTKQRVLDAIKDKDHQKYPFRYGSKGIEFFEEDIRLIKELKPDIFRFSISWSRIFPNGDDEIPNEEGLKYYDKLITELYNNNIKIFLTINHYAIPVNLILKYGSWKNREMINIYMRLVELIFDRWGKYIEVFLPINEINTGFFSPFNGIGLMKENDEEVYDENVIFQSLHHQFIASAKAIELGRKKTRAKFTCMFACFCYYPNSANPLDNIKKLKEEQINQWLYPDVLVRGYYPSYVKEYFEENNIKIEMLEEDEKLLKENTADYVSFSYYQSGVISVEESEKTAGNLVLTTKNKYLKANDWGWQIDPVGLRISLNNIYDRYQKPVIISENGLGHKDILNDDKTINDDYRISYLNDHFIEIKKAIKDGVDIHSYLMWGIIDIVSAGSCEMDKRYGVVYVDANNNCEGTYRRYPKNSFSWYKEFIKNERREINE
- a CDS encoding DeoR/GlpR family DNA-binding transcription regulator, producing MIKIQRHNKIIELLKISGTITISQLSKEFNCSEETIRKDLIELENNSKLKRTHGGAYIEHSFDKGIPLELRETLMKKEKKYIAELAIKHIKNHSSIILDSSTTCIELAKKIYESDLEITIITNSLQIANIFLKSNHVKLIILPGTLNSKYNSMFDLHTLTFLENIKADISFISFPTINIEFGYGDNSIENLKVREKMLSNSKIKIVLLDSTKFNDDSAVFFTKIKNTDIIVTDKKIDKKWVVFFKKNNINIVY
- a CDS encoding APC family permease, coding for MKKLNLTELLIMGVGQIIGSGIMVLLGIAIGMTGKGVAISFLVAGVIVIIPTIAVAALGSAIPNSGGMYTYVRDLIGSKTAFFYVALLVFGQFILAQYAIGFADFASQLWPSINTTILAAIVMTFVFIANLRGLKTSVLIQRGVVFVLVISLIAFVFYGLPQVEDVSSFFVKDNVMPNGLATFLSASVLVRFALIGAEFLSEFGGDCENPGRDIPIAMIISTLLVSCLYFLIAIVAAGVLPIEEIKFQNLGVVAKQILPGWMYLVFMIGGGMAALLSSLNAIFSWATKGIKAAIKDGWLPEKMAEENKKYNTPHYLLLMYYIVGMIPIILGKEIRAISVIGTNIGLIFSIFPVIAVMFLISKKPEAYKNAKFKLPVWAMYVIPAISIMIYLIGFFSSWDFLKSEGALIPMAVFCVLVFIYTWLREPFIKNKKNN
- a CDS encoding nucleoside phosphorylase yields the protein MEELLPGIRLKKGDIEERVLVCGDPFRAKMLAERLDNMKCLAQGREYWTYYGEYKGVPINISSHGVGASGAMLSFISLIKGGAKVLLRLGTCGSLNSNIKAGDIVIATAAAKEEGVSNIYVPVSFPAVADLDVTNKLIEISKKTGIKVHNGIIVTQGAFYGGLLETNTELQAKAGAIALEMEVAALYTAASMYGVKSGSILAVDGNALAVLNSAEDNDPDPELLKNTVEKCAEIALDALINIKL
- the mtnK gene encoding S-methyl-5-thioribose kinase codes for the protein MNKYSKHFLLDLETVKEYIKDNVNFFEKDENLISSEIGDGNINYVFRVRGEKSNKSIIVKQADKLLRSSGRPLDLNRNKIEYLILKIESELCPSYIPKIYHYDENMYALVMEDIGEYKNLRTEFLNDKMFLNFANEISTFLVDSLLPTTDLVLPRDIKKERVKEFVNVELCDISEDLVFTEPYYNYKNRNIITNENLEYFENLLYKDEKLHKEVAVLRNKFMNYAQGLIHGDLHSGSIFINEKGIKIIDPEFAFYGPIGYDIGNVIGNLFFAYANAFYERENKEFVSYISNTIKDILDMFIDKFSKKYDEIVTFPLYKVEEFKKEYMENVISDSIGYAATEIIRRTVGDAKVKEVSAVSDINKKIKLERSLVELGIFLIKNRKGITNGEMLINLSEKFFK
- a CDS encoding Na+/H+ antiporter NhaC family protein, whose translation is MKKGSFIGLIPLLTFLIVYFIMGIATGDFSNFPLLIGMFLASGISLFLNSPVSKKMSFSERVDLFCRGGGEQTLILMVIIYMLAGAFYSVAGAMHATDTVTNIGISVLPVKLILPGLFIIGCILSFAMGTSMGTVAALMPIAVNIAQKTNVSMALVAGIVVGGAMFGDNLSFISDTTIAATTTQNINMKDKFKANLFMVLPAVIITIIGLALWPVNAASIDASGAINYINLVPYILIISLSLFGVHVIPSMTISVLSGVLIGIIHSDFTFVESFKIIHRGMGWMQDMAIIAIFVGGLVEIMKYLGGIDWLLNKLSSGMKTRVGAELSIAALVSLVDLATTNNTIAIISVGPIAKDISKEFDITPQKTASILDIFSSAFNGLMPYAGQLLTAGAIAQISPASIIPYVWYSILMIVFGVLFIVMGVPFKKN
- a CDS encoding iron-containing alcohol dehydrogenase, which gives rise to MLDFNFMNDSKIIFGVNSLTYLKENLEKYDVKNLLIITSGDFIKDLGIYDEVIKTCSELNINYFYENRVVANPKVELVRELVDICKDENIDFILAIGGGSSIDTAKAVAVGAKSDIDVWNFYMYKDVPTEALPIGVISTIASSGSETSNASILSSSDNKLGIEYDFLIPRFAILNPEYLKGLPNFFLFSGIADISSHLLERYFTMEKNVDTTDYMIEGMLKSLFLNADRLLKDKTDINALGEIFFISVIGHNNLLDSGRISDWASHRIEHEISHEYNIIHGEGMALVLPAYIRYMSKEAPDKFAQLANRLFDIDYNNYTKEEMALILADKLEEKYISFGLRTRLSKFDITSDKFELMALKATKNDGMKIGHYIPLSSKEIIKILNLAI
- a CDS encoding class II aldolase/adducin family protein — encoded protein: MDIREKLVDAGRKLYNTGLVAGTSGNISIRNSDKEDSFFITPSSMSYNEITKDDIVEINSKGEPYIKGQRPSSEWKMHISVYEKYPKYNAIVHTHSTFATAMAVVYEDIPLILVEMRPYLGGDLKVAPFKPAGSEELGEVILPYLEDRNSCLLGNHGTISCGKDIEEAFMAAEYVEDAAKIYYYSKTIGVPKILK